The DNA window TGAAGAGGGATACGGGCAGAATAACTATTGCATCGCAGTCCCTTCTCTATCTTCCCCTCGGAGGAAATGCTGTTGGTACAGGCATCAATGCACATCCAAAATATGCAGGCCTTGCAGTCAGGGAGATAGCAAAGATTACTGGAATAAAGTTTAAAAAATCAGAAAATTTCTTTGAGGGCATACAGAATGTAAATCCTGCATTAGAGCTGAGCGCATCCTTAAGAGGACTTGCAGTTACACTGACAAAAATAGCCAATGACTTGAGACTCCTCAGCTCAGGGCCGAGGACAGGGCTTGCAGAGATAAAGCTCCCTACTGTTCAGCCTGGCTCTTCCATCATGCCAGGCAAGGTAAATCCGGTAATGGCTGAGATGCTCAACATGGTATGTTTTCAGGTCATGGGGAATGACACAGCCATTGTCTTTGCCGCCCAGGCCTCACAGCTTGAGTTAAATGTCATGATGCCTGTTATTGCTTACAACTTACTCTGGTCAATTGAAATTCTCTGCAGTGGTATAAAGGCCTTTACTGAGAGGTGTGTCCTGGGGATAGAGGCTGATGAGCATAGATGCAGGGAGCTTATGGAGAGGAGCCTTGCACTTGCAACTGCCCTTACCACCAGAATAGGCTACCAGAGGGCTGCTGAAATATCCATGGAGGCATACATGACAGGGAAGACGGTACGTGAGGTTGCTGTTGAAAGAGGAGTGCTTACACAGTCAGAGGCATCTTTACTCTTAAACCCATCAAAGCTCGCTGGTCTATGACTCGTAGAGCGGCATTAACAAAAAGACTCTATAAATATTCTTGACAGTAGTCAATGCGCTGTGGTATAAGGTAATCGTGTTTTTGGGGGAGAGAGGCTTCCCCATGTCCCATTGCTTTAGCCTTGGGAATTTAGAAACTGTCCCGACGCTTCGGGATAAAAAAGGAGGTTGTAAGAAGCATGTCGTTTGTAGGTACAATTAAGTGGTTTAATGAGGCCAAGGGTTTTGGTTTTATTCAGCAGGACAATGGTCCTGACGTCTTTGTTCATTACTCAGCCATTAAAGGCGATGGGTATAAGACCATGGCTGAAGGGCAGAGAGTAGAGTTTGACATTGTCCAGGGAGAGAAAGGTCCCAAGGCTGCTAATGTAGTTAAGATCCAATAATTCAGCTTGCCCGAGAAGCCCCCCGCTGTTACATCGGGGGGCTTTTTTTATGCCTATTCTTATTCCTTGATAAGATGTTCTCATATATGATAATTTTATCTTTAATTTGTTGAAGATTCCGAAAGCACCAGAAAATACCTGGAGGTAGATTTGGAAGAGAGGTATAACCCTCAAAAGACAGAAGAAAAATGGCAGAAGTACTGGGCTGAAAAGGGGCTCTTCGAGGTTAAAGAGGATCCATCCAGGCCAAAATATTATTGCCTTGAGATGTTTCCATACCCTTCGGGCGATATCCATATGGGCCATGCGAGGGTTTATGTCATTGGAGATGTAATCGCAAGGTTTAAGAGAATGAGGGGATATAATGTGCTCCATCCCATGGGATGGGATGCCTTCGGGCTTCCTGCAGAGAATGCCGCTATCAAGCACAGAATCCACCCTGCCCGATGGACAGAAGAAAATATAAACTACATGAAGGGCCAGCTTAAAATGCTTGGCCTCTCCTATAACTGGAAGAGGGAGATAAATACCTCAGAACCTGATTATTACCGTTGGAATCAGTGGCTCTTCATAAAGATGTTTGAGAGGGGTCTGGTCTATAAAAAGAAATCCTCTGTTAACTGGTGCCCCTCCTGCGAGACCGTCCTCGCTAATGAACAGGTAGTGGATGGCAGGTGCTGGAGGTGTGAATCAGAAGTGATCCCGAAGGAGCTTGAACAATGGTTCTTTAAGATTACAGATTATGCGGAGGAACTCTTAATGTGCTGTGATCAACTACCTGGTTGGCCAGAGAGGGTGCTTACGATGCAGAGAAACTGGATAGGCAGGAGTGAAGGTGTTGAGGTGGATTTCCCTATAAAAGGCTCTGAAAAGATACTGAGAATATATACGACAAGACAGGATACCCTTTATGGTGTCACCTTTATGAGCCTTGCACCGGAACATCCGATTATCCCTGAGCTCGTAAAAGGGACACCATGTGAGAGAGATGTAATGAATTTTGTAGAGAAGGCTAAAAGGCAGGGCCATATCCTAAGGGCATCTGCCGAGGTTGAAAAGGAAGGAGTCTTTACAGGTGCCTATGCCATAAACCCAATGAACGGCAACGAAGTCCCGATATGGATTGCAAATTTCGTCCTTATGGAATATGGGACAGGCGCTATTATGGCAGTACCTGGTCATGATCAGAGGGATTTTGAGTTTGCGAAGAAGT is part of the Nitrospirota bacterium genome and encodes:
- a CDS encoding cold-shock protein, which produces MSFVGTIKWFNEAKGFGFIQQDNGPDVFVHYSAIKGDGYKTMAEGQRVEFDIVQGEKGPKAANVVKIQ
- a CDS encoding class II fumarate hydratase, with protein sequence MNYRVERDTLGEVKVPANALFGAQTQRARENFQISGLRLPRRFIRAQGIVKLSAAMANGALGLLDKKILKAVERAAEEVIKGLHDSHFVVDVYQAGAGTSQNMNANEVIANRAIEILAGKRGDYSLVHPNDHVNMAQSTNDTIPTALYISSYEAVKYELLPSLKGLHRALQKKAREFHKIIKSGRTHLQDAVPMRLGQEFGGFAHALKRDTGRITIASQSLLYLPLGGNAVGTGINAHPKYAGLAVREIAKITGIKFKKSENFFEGIQNVNPALELSASLRGLAVTLTKIANDLRLLSSGPRTGLAEIKLPTVQPGSSIMPGKVNPVMAEMLNMVCFQVMGNDTAIVFAAQASQLELNVMMPVIAYNLLWSIEILCSGIKAFTERCVLGIEADEHRCRELMERSLALATALTTRIGYQRAAEISMEAYMTGKTVREVAVERGVLTQSEASLLLNPSKLAGL